The following DNA comes from Sulfurimonas hongkongensis.
GGCTTTGCACATGGCTTTGTAGTTTTAGAAGATGATACTATCTTTGCTTATAAAGTAGACAATTACTATTCACCAAAAAATGATAAAGGTATAGCTTTTGATGATGTAGATCTAGACATTGATTGGCAAATAGCGTATGATGAGCTAAAACTCTCACAAAAAGATACCAAACAACCAAAGTTAAAAGAAACAAACGATTTGTTTGAATATGGTGTGAATTACTATGCTTAATATTTTAGTAACAGGAAGTAATGGTCAGTTAGGTTCTGAGATAAGAGAGTTAATAAATGAGATTCCCAGTCAAGCTGAGAATGATGGAGAACTTACGTCATTTTGTGCTCCGACACGGAATCTAGCTGAGAATAATGAACATTACTTTTTTTTTACAGACAAAACGACACTAGATATTTCAGATAAAGAAGCTGTTAATAAGTTTATTGATATGAATAAGATAAACATCATCATAAACTGTGCAGCTTATACAGCAGTAGACAAAGCCCAGACAGATGAAAAAAATGCAGATGCTATAAATCATCAGGCAGTTAAGAATTTAGCACAAATCTCTAAAGAGAAAAGCATTAAACTTATTCATATCTCAACTGACTATGTATTTGATGGAACAAATCACAAACCATATAAAGAGGATAACGCTACAGCACCAAAATCAATCTATGGGAAAACTAAACTTGCTGGAGAAAAAGCCCTACAAGCTATAAACCCAAAAAATTCCATTATCATAAGAACTTCATGGGTTTACTCTTCTTTTGGAGCAAACTTTGTAAAAACTATGCTCTCTCTTGCTAAGAACAGAGATGAGTTAAGTGTTGTTTATGATCAAGTTGGAACTCCTACATATGCTAGAGATTTGGCTAAGACTATCTTAGAAATAGTTCCAAAAGTAAAAAATGAAAATGTAGAGATTTACCACTACTCAAATGAAGGTGTCCTCTCTTGGTATGATTTTGCAAAAGAGATTATGAAGATGACAAAAAGAGAGTGTACCATCCATCCTATAGAGAGCTTTAAATACCCTACACCAGCGCCAAGACCACACTTTAGCATCTTAAACAAATCAAAAATAAAAAAAGATTTTGACATAAATATTCCTTTTTACAAAGATAGCTTAGATGAGTGTTTAAAAGTTTTAGGAGAGAGAAGATGATAAAAACTGAGATTCAGAACAATGAGGCAGTAAATGCTAAGTAGTAAAAACATTTTAGTAACAGGGTGTGCGGGTTTTATCGGAAGTAATTTTGTACCCTACTTTTTAGATAAGTACCCAGAGTACAACATCATAAACCTTGACTTGCTAACATACGCAGGTGACTTAGAAAATCTAAGAGAGTGTGAGGACAACCCTAATTACAAGTTTATAACAGGTAATATCTGCAACCGTGAACTAGTTGAATTTATATTTAGAGAGTATGATATAAATGGTGTTATTCACTTTGCAGCAGAGAGCCATGTTGATAACTCCATCAAAAATCCAGGTCTATTTATAGAGACAAATGTAAATGGAACTTTCACACTTTTAGATGTAGCTAAAGAGTACTGGATGTATGAACCTTTTAATTATAAAGAGAGATATAAAGATGCAAGATTCCACCATATCTCAACAGATGAAGTCTACGGAACACTAAACGAAACAGATCTCTTTACAGAGAAGACTCCATATGCCCCAAACTCTCCATACTCAGCATCTAAAGCATCAAGCGACATGATAGTTAGAAGCTACCAAGAGACTTTTGGAATGAACACAGTTATAACAAACTGCTCTAACAACTATGGACCAAAACAGCACGATGAAAAACTCATCCCTACTATTATTAGAAAAGCACTAGCTGGCAAGAGTATTCCAATATACGGAGATGGCAAAAATGTTCGTGACTGGCTCTATGTACTTGACCACTGTAAAGGAATAGACTTAGTTTATCATACAGGTAAAGAGGGTAATGTTTATAACATTGGTGGGAGAAATGAAAGAACTAATCTTGAGATAGCAAATAAAATATGTGAGATATTAGATGAAAAATATCCACGTTTGAAATGCCATACAAAAAGAGATTCCGTGTTAGAGCAAGAAATGACGACAACCAGTCATCCTGAACTTGATTCAGGATCTAGCTATAAAGAACTTATAACTTTTATAGAAGATAGGGCTGGGCACGACAGACGCTATGCTATAGATGCTACTAAGCTAGAGAGTGAACTAGGTTGGAGAGCTGATGAAGACTTTAATAGTGGAATAGTTAAGACCGTTGAGTGGTATTTAGAAAAATTGGAGTTAAATAATGTATGAAAAAAAAGCAACAAACTATTTCCAGCATGCAAGAGTAGAGCTTTTAAATCTCATCCCAGTATCAAATAGAGAGGGTCATTTATTAGAAGTAGGAGCCGCGGAAGGCAATACTTTAATTTATGCTAAAGAACATGGTTTTGCTAAAGAAATATATGGTGTAGAGTTGTGTGAAATTGCTAACTCTAACCAAGATAGTAAGCTCTTATGTGAGTTTATTATTGGCAATATTGAAAATATGAAACTACCTTTTTTAGAATCTTCATTTGATGTTATATTATGTGGTGATGTGCTAGAACACTTAGTGGACCCATATACCACATTACAAAAGTTAAAAAAATACCTAAAAGATGATGGTGTTATAATTGCAAGCCTTCCAAATATTCGTGAATGGAAA
Coding sequences within:
- a CDS encoding class I SAM-dependent methyltransferase: MYEKKATNYFQHARVELLNLIPVSNREGHLLEVGAAEGNTLIYAKEHGFAKEIYGVELCEIANSNQDSKLLCEFIIGNIENMKLPFLESSFDVILCGDVLEHLVDPYTTLQKLKKYLKDDGVIIASLPNIREWKTMKKILFQGDFRYENSGILDKTHLRFFTKKNIIELFENQGFFIKNIISSNTTSPLGYLKRLRLSRFIMKVFFEELITDQYYVVASKKTSNMS
- the rfbB gene encoding dTDP-glucose 4,6-dehydratase, with the protein product MLSSKNILVTGCAGFIGSNFVPYFLDKYPEYNIINLDLLTYAGDLENLRECEDNPNYKFITGNICNRELVEFIFREYDINGVIHFAAESHVDNSIKNPGLFIETNVNGTFTLLDVAKEYWMYEPFNYKERYKDARFHHISTDEVYGTLNETDLFTEKTPYAPNSPYSASKASSDMIVRSYQETFGMNTVITNCSNNYGPKQHDEKLIPTIIRKALAGKSIPIYGDGKNVRDWLYVLDHCKGIDLVYHTGKEGNVYNIGGRNERTNLEIANKICEILDEKYPRLKCHTKRDSVLEQEMTTTSHPELDSGSSYKELITFIEDRAGHDRRYAIDATKLESELGWRADEDFNSGIVKTVEWYLEKLELNNV
- the rfbD gene encoding dTDP-4-dehydrorhamnose reductase — its product is MLNILVTGSNGQLGSEIRELINEIPSQAENDGELTSFCAPTRNLAENNEHYFFFTDKTTLDISDKEAVNKFIDMNKINIIINCAAYTAVDKAQTDEKNADAINHQAVKNLAQISKEKSIKLIHISTDYVFDGTNHKPYKEDNATAPKSIYGKTKLAGEKALQAINPKNSIIIRTSWVYSSFGANFVKTMLSLAKNRDELSVVYDQVGTPTYARDLAKTILEIVPKVKNENVEIYHYSNEGVLSWYDFAKEIMKMTKRECTIHPIESFKYPTPAPRPHFSILNKSKIKKDFDINIPFYKDSLDECLKVLGERR